One Chitinophagaceae bacterium C216 genomic window carries:
- the accA gene encoding Acetyl-coenzyme A carboxylase carboxyl transferase subunit alpha — translation MPDVQNRQFLDFEKPIKDLLDEIALTAERQEKTNIDLSSQIEQLQQKVEETRRTITQNLSDWQRVQLSRHPDRPYTHKYIELMTENYVELYGDRNIKDDKAIVGGLASLEGQTVMIIGHQKGTNTKKRQLRNFGMANPEGYRKALRLMKLAEKFNKPIITLIDTPGAYPGLEAEERGQGEAIARNIYEMMRLKVPVICIIIGEGASGGALGIGVGDRVYMMENTWYTVISPENCSTILWRSWDYKVQAAEQLKLTSSKMKEFGLIDGIIPEPPGGAHWDYKQAADNVKKQILQALAELKNMDAEQRVQARIDKFCKMGVWEEL, via the coding sequence ATGCCAGATGTTCAGAACAGGCAATTTCTTGATTTTGAAAAACCAATAAAAGATCTTTTGGATGAAATTGCTCTCACTGCTGAACGCCAGGAAAAGACCAATATCGACCTGAGTTCCCAGATTGAGCAGCTTCAACAAAAGGTAGAAGAAACCCGCAGAACGATTACTCAAAACCTCAGCGACTGGCAACGCGTACAACTGAGCCGTCATCCCGATCGCCCTTATACTCATAAGTATATTGAGCTGATGACAGAAAATTATGTTGAATTATACGGTGATCGTAATATAAAAGACGATAAAGCTATAGTAGGTGGCCTTGCTTCACTAGAAGGCCAGACCGTAATGATTATCGGCCACCAAAAAGGCACCAATACCAAAAAACGTCAGCTTCGCAATTTCGGGATGGCCAACCCCGAAGGATATCGCAAGGCATTACGCTTAATGAAGCTGGCCGAAAAGTTCAACAAGCCTATTATCACCCTGATTGATACTCCCGGTGCCTACCCTGGCCTAGAAGCCGAGGAGCGCGGGCAGGGTGAAGCTATTGCGCGCAACATTTACGAAATGATGCGTCTGAAAGTGCCGGTAATTTGTATTATCATCGGTGAAGGAGCCAGTGGAGGCGCATTGGGTATAGGCGTGGGTGATAGAGTATATATGATGGAAAACACATGGTATACCGTAATCTCACCCGAAAACTGTAGCACCATCCTGTGGCGCAGCTGGGATTATAAAGTGCAGGCTGCCGAGCAGCTAAAACTTACTTCCAGTAAAATGAAGGAGTTTGGACTAATTGATGGTATCATTCCCGAGCCGCCCGGTGGCGCACACTGGGATTACAAGCAAGCTGCAGATAATGTCAAAAAACAAATTCTGCAAGCCTTGGCAGAACTAAAAAATATGGATGCTGAACAACGCGTACAAGCCCGCATCGATAAGTTCTGCAAAATGGGTGTCTGGGAAGAACTATAA
- the pgl_2 gene encoding 6-phosphogluconolactonase yields MKLLLTTIMCSIGTIFFMNTYAQKLLIGTYTHNKLSKGIYIYAFDTTTGKASPVSHVNTNNPSFLVADKNNAFVYCVNEENKNGTVSAFSYNPGNNSLTFVNSEDSNGSDPCYISLDRTGKWLFVGNYSSGSLTVYPILSDGRIGPRHQFIQHKGSSINKSRQENAHVHCTYISEDNKTLFVPDLGLDKVIVYPFNAQTGFLDTKNQSVISVKPGGGPRHIIFTRKGTFGYLIEELSGSVDVIQKRKDGYTIIQTVNHLPAEQDGAGADIHLSPDERFLYVSQRSNSTIQIFSVDPQNGKLSFIGEQATLGDFPRNFTIHPSGKFLLAANQKSNDITIFRIDSNTGLLQDTGARIEVGAPVCLQWIDGH; encoded by the coding sequence ATGAAATTATTGCTTACAACCATAATGTGCAGCATTGGCACCATCTTCTTTATGAATACATATGCTCAAAAACTGTTAATCGGCACCTACACTCACAACAAACTTAGCAAGGGTATCTACATCTATGCTTTTGATACAACAACCGGAAAAGCCTCACCTGTTAGTCATGTCAATACCAATAATCCTTCTTTTCTTGTTGCCGACAAAAACAATGCTTTTGTTTATTGTGTGAATGAAGAAAACAAAAACGGAACAGTTAGTGCTTTTTCCTATAACCCTGGCAATAATAGCTTGACATTTGTAAACAGTGAAGACAGCAACGGCAGCGATCCCTGCTACATTAGTTTAGACCGAACAGGCAAATGGCTTTTTGTAGGTAATTATAGTAGCGGCAGCCTTACTGTGTATCCGATTCTGTCGGATGGTAGGATTGGCCCTCGTCATCAATTTATACAACACAAAGGAAGCAGTATCAATAAAAGTAGACAAGAAAACGCGCATGTACACTGCACTTACATAAGCGAAGACAATAAAACCTTATTTGTTCCCGATTTGGGATTAGATAAAGTAATAGTATATCCCTTCAATGCACAAACAGGTTTCTTAGATACAAAGAACCAGTCGGTCATTTCAGTAAAACCAGGAGGAGGTCCGCGCCATATTATTTTCACTCGGAAAGGTACGTTTGGCTATCTCATCGAAGAATTATCCGGCAGTGTAGATGTAATACAAAAGCGTAAGGATGGCTATACAATTATTCAAACTGTTAACCATCTTCCTGCTGAACAGGATGGTGCGGGAGCGGATATTCATCTTTCCCCTGACGAACGATTTTTATATGTATCACAACGAAGCAATAGCACCATCCAGATTTTTAGTGTAGATCCTCAAAATGGAAAGCTCAGCTTTATAGGTGAACAAGCAACCTTGGGAGATTTTCCCCGCAACTTTACCATTCATCCATCAGGAAAATTTCTGCTGGCCGCTAATCAGAAATCCAACGACATTACCATCTTCAGAATAGACTCAAATACGGGTCTATTACAAGATACAGGAGCGCGCATTGAGGTAGGTGCTCCCGTATGTTTACAATGGATTGATGGGCATTAG
- the dapA_1 gene encoding 4-hydroxy-tetrahydrodipicolinate synthase — translation MSIQQKLTGTGVAIVTPFTASGDFDWPALENLINFWIDNKIEYLVVAGTTGESATLTREEEQILFDFVKEKAAGRIGLVAGIGGNDTKETVHALSTMKLDGYDAILSVSPYYNKPRQEGIYQHYKAVNDAAPLPVIMYNVPGRTGMNVTAETTLRIAHDCKNIIATKEASGNFDQINQIIKHKPADFMVISGDDGITLPMIALGAKGVISVVANAYPKEFSEMVRLCLAGKFADALPIHLKYIEIINSMFSEGSPSGVKQYLKEMGLCSTNCRLPVVPVSEKHAAYIRELMTAAQ, via the coding sequence ATGTCTATACAACAAAAACTAACAGGTACAGGAGTTGCGATTGTAACTCCATTTACGGCATCCGGCGATTTCGACTGGCCTGCACTGGAAAATCTGATTAATTTCTGGATTGATAATAAAATTGAGTATCTGGTAGTAGCCGGTACCACGGGCGAAAGCGCTACACTTACCAGAGAAGAAGAGCAGATATTATTTGACTTTGTTAAAGAAAAAGCTGCCGGCCGCATCGGACTGGTAGCAGGTATCGGCGGTAATGATACCAAAGAAACCGTACATGCACTTTCTACCATGAAACTGGACGGCTACGATGCCATTTTATCCGTTTCACCTTACTATAACAAACCCAGACAGGAAGGTATTTATCAGCATTATAAAGCGGTAAATGATGCCGCACCCCTACCAGTAATCATGTACAATGTTCCCGGTAGAACCGGCATGAATGTAACTGCCGAAACAACCCTCCGCATTGCACACGATTGCAAAAATATTATCGCCACTAAAGAAGCCTCCGGCAATTTCGATCAGATTAATCAAATCATCAAGCATAAACCGGCAGACTTTATGGTCATCAGTGGTGATGACGGTATCACATTACCCATGATCGCACTGGGCGCTAAAGGCGTTATCTCGGTTGTGGCGAATGCTTATCCTAAAGAATTCTCTGAGATGGTACGCCTCTGCCTGGCCGGAAAATTTGCTGATGCTTTACCCATACATTTGAAATACATAGAAATTATCAACTCTATGTTCAGTGAAGGCAGCCCATCAGGTGTAAAACAATATCTCAAAGAAATGGGATTATGTAGTACGAATTGCAGATTGCCAGTGGTACCCGTTAGTGAAAAGCATGCAGCTTATATCAGAGAACTCATGACGGCAGCGCAATAA
- the sulD gene encoding Bifunctional folate synthesis protein produces the protein MENKVNVVYLIIGTNLGNKAANLATAKEKIKQKIGSIEQSSSVYETEPWGLSEQPRFYNQVLRIHTPLNAIDTLARIHEIEEEMGRVRQEKYGARIIDIDILFFNEEVIHSPTLIVPHPRISERNFVLVPLEEIAGSFMHPVLNRSVTTLLQQCTDVLTVKKTDIPITQ, from the coding sequence ATGGAAAATAAAGTAAACGTTGTCTATCTGATTATCGGTACCAATCTAGGTAATAAAGCAGCCAATCTAGCTACTGCTAAAGAGAAAATCAAACAAAAGATCGGGAGCATTGAGCAATCTTCATCAGTATATGAAACAGAACCTTGGGGCCTTAGCGAGCAACCTAGGTTCTATAATCAGGTATTACGGATACATACTCCTTTAAATGCAATCGATACACTAGCGCGCATTCATGAAATTGAAGAAGAAATGGGTCGTGTCCGCCAAGAGAAATACGGTGCGCGCATTATAGACATCGACATCCTCTTTTTCAACGAAGAAGTGATTCATAGCCCCACTCTCATCGTGCCTCATCCACGTATTTCCGAAAGAAATTTCGTGCTTGTACCGTTAGAAGAGATTGCCGGATCCTTTATGCATCCCGTATTAAATCGGTCGGTCACTACCCTACTTCAACAATGTACGGATGTGCTCACCGTTAAAAAAACGGATATCCCCATTACACAATAA
- the ybiT gene encoding putative ABC transporter ATP-binding protein YbiT — protein MISVKDLKLAYGKRVLFEDVNLNFTKGNCYGVIGANGAGKSTFLKILSGEIEPNKGTVTITPGERMAVLKQNHFEFDEETVLNTVLMGHKQMWDIARERDAIYANPDATDEDYMRASELEAEYGEMGGYESESDAAAFLNGLGVTNDMHQMLMKDIPSNMKVRVLLAQALFGNPDILLLDEPTNGLDIETIGWLENFLADYENIVLVVSHDRHFLDAVCTHIVDVDRQKIKIFTGNYTFWYESSQLMARQLADKNKKIEEKRQALLDFIARFSANASKSRQATARKKALEKLTIEEIEPSYRKYPGIIFQPLREVGNQILNVEKLKASTEDRVLFDNVTFSVNKGDKIAFISKDPLAVTQFFEIINNEAKPDAGTFEWGTTVISAYLPIENSKYFNSDLNLMDWLRQFVPSHVTDVDEPFLRGFLGKMLFSGEDVLKKTSVLSGGEKVRCMISKMMLQNPNVIILDQPTNHLDLESIQSFNEQCTVYNGIVLLTSHDHTFMQTVANRVIELTPKGIIDRLTTFDEYLEDERVKALREEMYS, from the coding sequence ATGATAAGTGTTAAAGATCTTAAACTAGCTTACGGTAAGCGTGTATTGTTCGAAGATGTTAATCTGAACTTTACCAAAGGCAATTGCTACGGTGTAATTGGTGCGAATGGGGCAGGTAAATCTACTTTTTTAAAAATACTGAGTGGAGAAATTGAGCCCAATAAAGGTACTGTGACTATTACACCGGGCGAGCGTATGGCGGTGTTGAAACAAAACCATTTTGAATTTGACGAAGAGACTGTGTTGAACACCGTACTGATGGGCCATAAGCAAATGTGGGATATCGCCCGTGAGCGGGACGCCATCTACGCTAATCCGGATGCTACCGATGAAGATTACATGAGAGCCTCTGAACTGGAAGCCGAATACGGCGAAATGGGAGGATACGAAAGTGAAAGTGATGCTGCCGCATTTTTGAACGGATTGGGCGTGACCAACGACATGCACCAGATGCTGATGAAGGACATTCCGTCTAATATGAAAGTAAGGGTACTGTTGGCTCAGGCTTTGTTTGGCAATCCGGATATCCTGTTATTGGACGAGCCTACCAATGGTCTGGATATTGAAACCATTGGATGGCTGGAGAATTTTCTAGCTGATTATGAGAATATCGTACTGGTAGTGAGCCACGACCGTCACTTCCTAGATGCTGTTTGTACGCATATTGTAGACGTAGACCGTCAGAAGATTAAAATATTCACCGGAAACTATACCTTCTGGTACGAAAGCTCGCAACTGATGGCGCGTCAATTGGCAGATAAAAACAAGAAGATCGAAGAGAAGCGTCAAGCTTTACTCGATTTTATTGCCCGCTTCAGTGCCAATGCGTCCAAGAGCCGACAAGCTACGGCGCGTAAGAAAGCTCTGGAAAAGCTTACCATTGAGGAAATTGAACCCAGCTATCGAAAGTATCCTGGGATCATATTCCAACCTCTTCGTGAAGTGGGTAATCAGATACTGAACGTAGAGAAGTTAAAAGCTTCTACCGAGGACCGTGTGCTGTTTGATAACGTTACTTTCAGTGTGAACAAGGGGGATAAAATCGCTTTTATTTCCAAAGACCCGCTGGCTGTCACACAATTTTTCGAAATTATTAATAACGAAGCTAAACCCGATGCGGGTACTTTTGAGTGGGGCACTACTGTTATTTCGGCTTATTTGCCTATTGAAAATAGCAAATATTTTAACAGCGACTTAAACCTGATGGACTGGTTACGTCAGTTTGTGCCTTCGCATGTAACAGATGTGGATGAGCCATTCTTACGCGGTTTCTTAGGTAAAATGCTTTTTAGTGGTGAGGATGTATTGAAGAAAACCAGCGTGCTGAGTGGAGGTGAGAAAGTGCGTTGTATGATTAGCAAAATGATGTTGCAAAACCCGAATGTGATTATTTTGGACCAACCTACCAACCACTTGGATTTGGAAAGCATTCAGAGCTTTAACGAACAATGTACTGTTTACAACGGTATTGTGCTGCTGACCAGCCACGACCATACTTTCATGCAAACCGTGGCCAATCGTGTGATAGAGCTAACGCCTAAGGGTATCATCGACCGTCTCACTACATTTGATGAATACCTAGAGGATGAAAGAGTAAAAGCACTGCGCGAAGAAATGTATTCTTAA
- the lnrN gene encoding Linearmycin resistance permease protein LnrN, translating to MAYSQTRALWAITKASFKAIFSQPSSIFFSFLFPIAFILVFGAFSERPADPFRVAISNTSDTSNVLYDSIRHNSLIEIVPYSDTARQFADLQKGQLSAIIDIQKVQHTDSAVFYKVHLLSSEAAGGNVYALMQALDYQALQIELNDAHKLQREYAFVPEIVPGKKYRQIDFILPGQIGFSILFATMFGIAFVFFNLREQLVLKRFYASPVKKINILIGIGTSRLFFQLINVIVLILFGHFFLKFTLINGALTFIEMLLMTLYMLFLLMGVGLIFSSIAKSDSSIPLLINMFGFPQILLSGVFFPISVFPQWLQHICQLLPLTPFNNALRKISFEGLHLYDCWREIGILGIWIIIVYAIVIKVMKWE from the coding sequence ATGGCATATAGTCAGACTAGGGCATTGTGGGCGATTACAAAAGCAAGTTTTAAAGCGATTTTTAGTCAGCCCTCGTCGATATTTTTCAGTTTTTTGTTTCCGATTGCCTTTATTTTGGTTTTCGGTGCATTTAGCGAACGGCCGGCTGATCCCTTCAGGGTTGCGATAAGCAATACAAGCGATACAAGTAATGTACTCTATGATAGCATTCGCCATAATTCGCTTATAGAAATTGTTCCTTACTCCGATACGGCGCGGCAGTTTGCTGATTTGCAAAAAGGACAGCTTTCGGCAATAATAGATATTCAAAAAGTACAACATACAGATTCAGCCGTTTTTTATAAAGTACACCTATTGTCGAGTGAAGCGGCCGGAGGTAATGTGTATGCGTTGATGCAGGCGTTGGACTATCAAGCATTACAAATAGAACTGAACGATGCGCACAAACTTCAGCGAGAATATGCATTTGTTCCTGAAATTGTTCCCGGTAAAAAGTATCGACAAATTGATTTTATTCTACCGGGGCAAATAGGCTTTTCGATTCTTTTTGCAACGATGTTCGGGATTGCTTTTGTATTTTTTAATCTGCGAGAACAGTTGGTGCTAAAACGCTTTTATGCATCTCCGGTTAAAAAAATTAATATTCTGATAGGTATTGGAACCAGTCGCTTGTTCTTTCAGCTGATTAATGTGATAGTGCTGATTCTTTTTGGCCATTTCTTTTTGAAATTTACACTTATTAATGGTGCTCTCACCTTTATTGAGATGCTATTGATGACTCTTTATATGCTTTTCCTGTTGATGGGAGTGGGCCTGATATTTAGTAGTATTGCCAAAAGCGATAGCAGCATTCCTTTACTGATCAACATGTTTGGATTTCCTCAAATTTTGTTATCGGGGGTGTTTTTCCCTATAAGCGTATTCCCGCAATGGTTGCAGCATATATGTCAGCTCCTGCCTTTGACGCCGTTTAATAATGCATTGCGTAAAATATCTTTTGAAGGCCTGCATTTATACGATTGTTGGAGGGAGATTGGCATATTGGGAATCTGGATTATTATAGTGTACGCTATTGTGATTAAGGTGATGAAATGGGAGTAG
- the sppA gene encoding Protease 4: MKSFLKIFCATLLALVVCCILIFVFLAGIAGGLMSKQATVIADKTVLTIDLSKKYEERPVKNWQSVVNADVLEETPSFFDLIRLIKKAKTDKNISGILLIANNNANGFATSDEIRNALLDFKNSGKFIIAYGDNMTQKAYDIANIADKVYVSPKGVFEWVGFSVNYMFLKGTLDKLEIKPQIFYAGKFKSATEPFRVDKMTEENRLQTSVWLHDIYSDFLYKTSATRKIDTTTLYQLANSGAILTAEDAVTHKLIDGVKYDDEVRGEIKKRLGIDENAKISLVSVDKYATAVGDDKGKGDRIALIYATGNIVDGKGQEDNIGSEPYIELLRKARYDKAVKAIVLRVNSGGGSALASENIWREMALAKKEKPVIVSMGDVAASGGYYISVAADSIFASKSTITGSIGVFGVVPDLSSFFKNKLGVTFDGVATGPLANAGTLNRPMTEQERKLFQTHIEKIYADFKQRVADGRNKDTAYIETIAQGRIWTGLKAKEVGLVDAYGGLQRAIEAAAAKAKLSEYQIREYPKTSSFVERLLGLNKVQASQARLIKEQVGSEYYEVLQQLDKIRAMASGPQTRLPFDFIIH; this comes from the coding sequence ATGAAATCATTTCTGAAAATCTTTTGTGCTACATTACTGGCTTTGGTGGTGTGTTGTATACTGATATTTGTATTTCTGGCTGGCATTGCAGGAGGTTTAATGTCGAAGCAGGCTACGGTTATAGCCGATAAAACCGTACTGACTATCGATTTGAGTAAAAAATATGAAGAAAGGCCCGTGAAAAACTGGCAGTCGGTTGTGAACGCGGATGTTTTGGAAGAAACGCCTTCATTCTTTGATCTTATTAGACTGATTAAAAAAGCGAAAACCGATAAAAATATTAGCGGCATATTGCTTATCGCTAACAACAACGCAAATGGTTTTGCTACCAGCGATGAAATCCGTAATGCGTTGCTCGATTTCAAAAATTCCGGAAAGTTTATTATTGCTTACGGCGATAATATGACGCAGAAAGCGTATGATATAGCCAACATTGCCGATAAGGTGTATGTGAGTCCGAAAGGAGTGTTTGAGTGGGTGGGCTTTAGTGTTAACTATATGTTCTTGAAAGGAACACTGGATAAGTTGGAAATTAAACCGCAAATTTTTTATGCCGGTAAATTTAAGAGTGCTACCGAACCGTTCCGTGTAGATAAGATGACCGAGGAAAACAGACTGCAGACTTCTGTTTGGCTGCATGATATTTACAGTGATTTTCTGTATAAAACCTCTGCTACCCGAAAGATCGATACTACAACATTGTATCAGCTGGCAAATAGTGGGGCTATTCTTACAGCGGAAGATGCCGTAACCCATAAACTGATTGACGGCGTTAAATATGATGATGAAGTAAGGGGTGAGATTAAAAAGCGTTTAGGAATTGATGAAAACGCAAAAATCAGCCTCGTATCTGTAGACAAATATGCGACGGCAGTGGGAGATGATAAAGGGAAAGGCGATCGCATTGCATTGATTTATGCTACCGGTAATATTGTAGATGGAAAAGGACAGGAGGATAATATTGGTAGTGAACCTTACATCGAACTGTTGCGGAAAGCGCGTTATGACAAAGCCGTTAAAGCTATTGTGCTCCGTGTCAACTCGGGTGGTGGTAGTGCACTGGCCAGTGAAAATATTTGGCGCGAAATGGCGTTAGCCAAAAAGGAGAAACCTGTGATTGTAAGCATGGGGGATGTGGCAGCATCAGGAGGATACTACATTTCAGTGGCTGCAGATAGCATTTTCGCTTCTAAAAGTACTATTACAGGCTCCATTGGTGTTTTCGGAGTGGTGCCTGATTTATCGAGCTTCTTTAAAAACAAGCTGGGTGTAACATTCGATGGCGTAGCTACAGGTCCGCTGGCGAATGCAGGTACGCTCAATCGGCCGATGACGGAGCAGGAGCGCAAACTCTTTCAAACGCATATTGAAAAAATATATGCCGATTTTAAACAACGTGTAGCGGATGGACGCAATAAAGATACTGCCTATATAGAAACTATTGCACAGGGGCGTATATGGACAGGTCTTAAAGCCAAAGAAGTGGGATTGGTGGATGCATATGGAGGATTGCAGAGGGCTATTGAAGCGGCTGCGGCCAAAGCAAAGCTGAGCGAGTATCAGATAAGGGAGTATCCTAAGACTAGTTCGTTTGTAGAGCGTCTTTTGGGACTAAATAAGGTACAAGCCAGCCAAGCTCGACTTATAAAGGAACAAGTGGGTAGTGAATATTATGAAGTGCTGCAACAGCTGGATAAAATAAGAGCAATGGCAAGCGGCCCTCAAACCAGACTTCCATTTGATTTTATTATCCATTAA
- the queG gene encoding Epoxyqueuosine reductase: MDIDKRTLFIKQISKQLGFDYCGIAQATPLPEEARKLEAWLNKGMHGQMRYMENHFDLRVDPTKLVPGAKSVITLLYNYYPAQKQKPDVPQIAKYAYGNDYHEVIREKLNGLLAQIREKIGTVNGRGFVDSAPVLERAWAVKSGLGWVGKNGNLIHKQSGSFFFIATLITDLELQADAPFAKDYCGTCTRCIDACPTNAILPDKVIDASRCISYFTIELKEMLFPDEMQGKFDNWLFGCDVCQDVCPWNRFSKPHNEPAFNPIPEILNLSSSEWEAMTEEQFRRIFKYSPLKRAKYKGILRNLKFISTDKPTAPL, from the coding sequence ATGGATATCGACAAGCGCACCTTATTCATCAAGCAAATCAGCAAGCAGTTAGGCTTTGATTATTGCGGCATTGCTCAGGCGACTCCGCTTCCTGAGGAGGCTCGCAAGCTCGAAGCTTGGTTGAATAAAGGCATGCATGGCCAGATGCGCTATATGGAAAACCACTTTGATCTCCGCGTGGATCCTACCAAGCTCGTACCAGGAGCCAAGTCTGTAATTACATTATTGTATAATTATTATCCTGCACAAAAGCAAAAACCCGATGTACCACAAATAGCAAAATACGCATACGGTAACGATTACCATGAGGTCATCCGTGAAAAACTAAATGGGTTGCTCGCTCAGATAAGAGAAAAAATAGGTACAGTTAACGGCAGAGGATTTGTAGATTCTGCTCCTGTATTGGAGCGCGCGTGGGCCGTGAAAAGTGGATTGGGTTGGGTAGGTAAAAACGGCAACCTAATTCATAAACAAAGCGGTTCTTTCTTCTTTATTGCGACGCTTATAACTGATTTGGAACTTCAGGCCGACGCTCCGTTTGCTAAAGATTATTGCGGAACCTGCACCCGATGTATTGACGCATGCCCCACTAATGCGATTCTGCCCGACAAGGTCATCGATGCAAGCAGATGCATCTCTTATTTCACTATTGAATTAAAGGAAATGTTGTTTCCTGACGAAATGCAAGGCAAGTTCGACAACTGGTTATTTGGTTGTGATGTATGTCAGGATGTATGCCCTTGGAACCGATTCAGTAAGCCGCATAACGAACCAGCATTTAATCCTATTCCTGAAATACTCAACCTTTCTTCAAGCGAATGGGAAGCCATGACTGAAGAACAATTTAGAAGAATCTTCAAGTATTCTCCATTGAAACGGGCTAAATACAAAGGAATTCTTCGCAACTTAAAATTCATTAGTACGGATAAACCCACAGCGCCCCTTTAA
- the proA gene encoding Gamma-glutamyl phosphate reductase — MSIQKALINANKAKTALQNLSETQLKKLLYAISDAIIANEAAILKANAKDLAAKDPDDPKNDRLMLNPQRLKNIAAAIKNIAKLPDPSNQTLLKKTLPNGLKLKKISVPLGVVGAIYESRPNVTYDIAALCLRSRNACVLKGSSDAQHTNKVSVNLIHKVLKEFGLNTATVTLLPPEREVVQEMFTATRYLDVLIPRGSEGLINFVRQNSLVPVIETGAGVCHIYVEKEADLKKAVNIVVNAKVSRPSVCNAVDAILVDKAIAPEFLSQVAPKLGEYQVEIFADASAYKILKGYPHLQKAKAEDFGREFLSLKCAVKVVSGMDEALDHIATYSTRHSEAIVSKNKKACERFVKEVDAAAVYTNASTRFTDGEEFGLGAEIGISTQKLHARGPFALEKLVTEKWVLEGNGQIR, encoded by the coding sequence ATGTCAATCCAAAAAGCGCTTATCAATGCTAATAAAGCAAAGACCGCTTTACAAAATTTATCGGAAACGCAGTTAAAAAAATTACTGTATGCTATTTCAGATGCCATTATAGCAAATGAAGCAGCCATACTAAAAGCCAATGCTAAAGACCTGGCAGCTAAAGACCCCGATGATCCTAAGAATGATAGGCTGATGTTAAATCCTCAGCGTTTGAAAAATATTGCGGCAGCTATTAAAAACATTGCAAAGTTGCCGGATCCTTCCAATCAAACATTACTGAAGAAAACATTACCCAACGGACTAAAACTAAAGAAGATTTCAGTGCCACTGGGGGTGGTGGGTGCCATATACGAAAGCCGTCCCAATGTGACTTACGATATTGCTGCACTGTGCCTACGCAGCCGTAACGCCTGCGTACTTAAAGGAAGTAGCGATGCCCAGCATACCAATAAAGTTTCGGTAAATCTGATTCATAAAGTATTAAAGGAATTTGGTCTAAATACAGCCACCGTAACATTGTTGCCTCCTGAGAGAGAGGTGGTACAGGAAATGTTTACTGCTACCCGTTATCTGGACGTACTGATTCCGCGCGGATCGGAAGGGCTCATCAACTTTGTAAGACAAAATAGTCTGGTACCGGTTATAGAAACCGGGGCCGGCGTATGCCATATTTATGTGGAAAAAGAGGCAGATTTAAAGAAAGCGGTAAACATTGTTGTCAATGCCAAAGTAAGCCGTCCGTCTGTATGTAATGCCGTAGATGCTATATTGGTAGATAAAGCCATCGCACCTGAGTTTCTCAGTCAGGTGGCACCTAAACTGGGAGAATATCAGGTGGAGATTTTTGCAGATGCGAGCGCTTACAAAATTCTGAAGGGCTATCCACATCTGCAGAAAGCAAAAGCCGAAGACTTTGGGCGAGAGTTTCTCTCATTGAAATGTGCCGTGAAGGTTGTTTCTGGAATGGATGAAGCCCTCGATCATATTGCCACATATTCCACCCGTCATTCGGAAGCCATTGTTTCTAAAAATAAAAAAGCTTGTGAGCGGTTTGTGAAAGAGGTAGATGCGGCGGCTGTATATACCAATGCTTCTACCCGATTTACCGACGGAGAAGAATTTGGCCTGGGAGCAGAAATCGGTATTTCTACCCAAAAACTACATGCGCGCGGCCCTTTTGCGCTCGAAAAGCTTGTTACCGAAAAATGGGTGCTGGAAGGTAACGGTCAGATTAGGTAA